Within the Sulfurospirillum barnesii SES-3 genome, the region CCAAAAAGGACAGAAGGGAAAAACCCTCCTATAAAACGGGTATTTTCCGTGAAGAAAGAGTCAGGAATAGGCGTATTCTCCGCAATCAGTAACAAATAAAAACCCGTTTGAATGTTTACATGTAAATCGTCTACACTTGCATAAAACGAGACTTTTTCAAACATTCAGTGCTCCAAAAAAAAGATGCTTCATTGTAGCCAACAAACGTGACAAACGCGTTGCAAAATCTTTATATGTAAGGATTTTAGAGTTTTACAAGAGGTTCACACACCGCTTTGGAAGCTTCAATCAATACCGAAGGTGAAAGGCAAAGCTGAACCCCACGAAGTCCTGCGCTGACGTAGATTTTTTCATGCTGATGGATGCTTTCATCGATAAATGTAGGAAAATGTTTCTTCATCGCAAGCGGTGAACACCCACCACGAATGTAGCCCGTAAGCCCTAAAAGCTCTTTCACCGCCACTAGTTCACACCGCTTAGCGTTTGCCACTTTCGCTAAAGCCTTCAGGTCGATCTCTTCTGCTGCAGGAATACACGCCACCAAAATGCGCTTAGCATCATCCCTCGCCACCAGCGTTTTAAACACACACGAAGCATCCACCCCAAGCGATGCTGCCGCATGTGTCGCACTCAAGTCCTCTTCGTCTACCTCATACGAACTCATCGTATAAGGCAGTTTCAACGTATCTAAAAACCGCGCCGCATTGGTTTTTTTTAGGTTCATTTTTTCTTCCTAGAAACATTTTTAAAAAGATGGTAGCACAAAATATATCAAAATGAAATATTTTGAAATCACTTGATAAAAATTGTAGTAAGATTATTTAATCTTAAAAAAAAGGATTTTGTGTGAACTATTTTGAACTGAAATGCAAGGCATTTGTTAAAAAAGATATAGCGTTTCAAGCAAGTTTTGAACTGCTTTCCAAATACATCAGTTTTTCGATGTACCAAGAAGGTGAAGGTGAAGTGCATCAAAAAGAGGGGTTCAAATACTACGTTTTCGGAGGCTTCGTTCCCATCGAAAAAGAGAAAGTCTACCAACAAGGCAATCTCTACAGTTTTACCATTCGCTCCCTAGATGAAACCCTCATCGACACACTCAAAACCACCTTACGTCAAAACATCAACCATGAATTCCTCCAGGTCGTAGAATCCCATAAAAAAACCATCCCACAATTTTTCATCACCGAACTCTACAGCGCCACGCCCGTCGTCGTCTCGGTCGCTAATGGCAAATACTGGACAATGCAAGAGAGCGGCGACATCATGCAACTGCAACGTCAGCTCCACGAAAACGCCGAGAAAAAATACCAAAGCTTCTTTGGAGAATCTTTACATGTAAACCAAAACTTCATCCAACTCATCGAGATCAAAAACAAAGTACCACAAAACATCCTCATCACCAAAGAAGGAAAATCCATCCGATTTTTTGGCAATAAATTTAGGATTGTTCCCAATGAAGATGAGGCGAGCCAGAAGCTGGCGTTTGTTGCGTTGGCGTGCGGCCTTGGGGAAAAGAATAGTTATGGGGCAGGTTTCATGCTTGGAAGGGGGATAAGATGATTAAAGAGATTGTGGAGTTTATGGATGCTAATGAGGGAATAGAAAATTATTTTTTAAAAGAAG harbors:
- the ybaK gene encoding Cys-tRNA(Pro) deacylase; its protein translation is MNLKKTNAARFLDTLKLPYTMSSYEVDEEDLSATHAAASLGVDASCVFKTLVARDDAKRILVACIPAAEEIDLKALAKVANAKRCELVAVKELLGLTGYIRGGCSPLAMKKHFPTFIDESIHQHEKIYVSAGLRGVQLCLSPSVLIEASKAVCEPLVKL
- the cas6 gene encoding CRISPR-associated endoribonuclease Cas6, giving the protein MNYFELKCKAFVKKDIAFQASFELLSKYISFSMYQEGEGEVHQKEGFKYYVFGGFVPIEKEKVYQQGNLYSFTIRSLDETLIDTLKTTLRQNINHEFLQVVESHKKTIPQFFITELYSATPVVVSVANGKYWTMQESGDIMQLQRQLHENAEKKYQSFFGESLHVNQNFIQLIEIKNKVPQNILITKEGKSIRFFGNKFRIVPNEDEASQKLAFVALACGLGEKNSYGAGFMLGRGIR